The Raphanus sativus cultivar WK10039 chromosome 2, ASM80110v3, whole genome shotgun sequence DNA segment GCAATATCAACAAGTTTAGATAACTTCACACCGAAAGTGATGGAGCTTCTTGCTATTAATTTTGAGTCCTCGGCAGGTTACAAAGTGaagaaaattaaacatttgGAGTATGAAGTACGTAACAAGGAGGGGTTTTCTTTTCATGTTGACATTTCCAAGAGATTTTGTAGTTGTTTTGAGTTTCAGGCCTTGGAAATTCCCTGTCAACATGCAATAGCAGCTGCAATCATGGCTAAAATTAAGGTTGATTCATTGGTGGCATTTGAGTACACTAAGAATGCAATCGTTTCTGCATACTCGGGTAGCGTTGCTCCGGTTACCGATACTGATAATATCATAGAACTAACTACTCAACTTTCCCATTTGGATATGTttccaccgtgcactaggcgACCACCTGGTCGTCCACGAAAGAAACGGTTTCTGTCTCGAGGAGAAGTTCGTGTaagtaaatttcatattttattatagtcACTTAGagtaatattaatttatgtttgtTAAACCAATCCGGAAAACTAAAACATTTTGATTATCTTTCCTATAGATGAAGACACCAAGAAGACGCACAATATGTAGTCGTTGCAAAGGTTGTAGCCACAATCGTACGACATGCAAAACTCCAATCGCTTAAGATGTTTTACTTAGTAAGAAAGGGATATTGATGGTGATGAAGATGTACGGAAAGAAGGTGGATAATGAATTTTGTTTGTTGATACAAATGAACTACTATCTGTTTAATATTATTCTCTTTCTAAGTATTGAGCGTGAGAGCTGAAACATAAGTTGCAACACCagttgttaaataaataaacgaaATCCCTTTCTATATAAAGTCTGATTACATTGTTTGATATCCGGGAAAATAAACGTATATCCGGCTCAAACCAATAACAAAATGATTAATGGGCTACATTTTGAGTTGGACTTCTCGATATTTCTTAAAGGGCTATATTTTAAATTGGCCTCTGAATCTTCATTGTGGATATTTTCGGTTATCTAGTATTGAATTATGGATTAAACTAGTATCAAACCGAATGAAATGATATAATTGAAAATGATTTGAAGTTAGAGATATGCAATCAAAATTGTGTATATAccgattttatattattttctatttaaaaaaatatacatgtaattAATAATTGATTAGATCTAATCAATTCCCATTAATTGTATATTAGACCTTATCATCTTAGATTAATAATCAGTATCCCCAATTGAATACATACTCTGCATAACCGATATCATTAACtattgtttgcaacaattgaCGTAATTAGTATAGTTTGTATAACCAACTATATACATCTTTTGAATCAGACTACTCGAGTGTAAGTTGTATCAATATCTGGCGTGTGTAGAACAACTAGcatgttcttattttttttggcGTGTAGTAGTAAATTTTGTGTCATAAGTGTCAGGTATCAAATATCATTATCAAATCTACGCTAGAGTAGGCtgtttaattttgtattttatttgcAGATATGGATATTTTTTGATCTTATCTACATTATTGATACTTTTCTTGCCTATATATTTCACAATAATCCAATCCTTTTTCTCAGATCTTAAAAGGTAAAGAACCTGAAGGCGGCCAAATAATAAGGTATGATATATATCTTAtgatctctatttttttctccGGTTTCTAAGTTATCATTTTGTTTTCAGATGACGACAGTTCTACGAGTGTGTTTGTTTCGCGGTGCATGGCAGCGTAACGACGATGGCTACTGGATTTTCCAGCGAAAGCCTAGCGATCTTGGGTATAGTGTTTTAATCAAACCAACCGAGACTTTCGAGGGTTTGGAAACTATCATCCGAGATCGTTATAACCTGAAGGTCGAGACACCCTTGGCTATGGCTTACCACCCGCCGGACTGGATGCTGGAACCAGACGGGACTCAAAGACCACCTATTGCAGTTACTACGAAATCAGAAGTAGAAGCAATGATGTCCCTCCGAACTTGGTTTCCAGAACTCAAGCTATGCATTTCATCAGGTTGCGAAGACGTTGCCCATTACCACTTCCTCAGCAAGACAACTTTCACCATAGGAGGGGCCACGTTTATTATCAATGGCTAGAACtctaattaacaaaataatatatcaagtcctcttgataaataataatttcactCAATCACTTGTTCCTTAGGTTATAGTGATGGTGAACTCGTTGCAAGAAAGGAAATTCTCGAGGAGATATTCAACGAGGAGGAAATGGTTGGAATCTACAGGGCACATCTTGAAATTCAGAAAGCTAAACAAGACATTAAAGACAAGGCTGGTGTGTCAGGTGTTTCGTCTAGCAGGAACAACAAagaaatttatacattttttttgatgaaatatgTTTAATGTGTTAATGCTAATTTATACGGTATATGTTCTATTTTTTAGGAGCTGGATCTGCTTCTTCTGGTGCGGATGAATGAAACACTCGGTGGTTATGTTGGTCATGAAGGTACCCAAGAATAAAAGAGTCCATGTTGTCACTTCAATCTTAAGAACTACTGTTTCGTGTTTAATTATCTGAATAATCAAAGGCAGTGTTTGCATCAATGCAAGGATCATCTATGTTTTATCTAGTTTAATGTTTGTTGTATTTTATGGTTTTGTGTCTCTATGTCTTTAATGTCCAAAAAACTATCTACTGCATGTGTAATATAATCgtttgttcttgttttattgtTATGAAAGCAAGTAATGGTTAATCAACTAGCATGTAGCTATGAAACACATTGAGTCGATTGTTAGGAAGTAGAATGAAACACAAACATTTAGAGATACACTGAGTAAAGATTTGGAAATTTACTTCAAGATATATGATTATCTTGGTTATAGCTGGATAGTCCTTTTGATTAAATAAGATGCATATTTGATAATCTCTTTATCACATAATCTATTAAATGGTGTACTAGTCAATGAGTAATTTTCAAACTTATATTGAATGTCTGAGAAAGTCCTTATATCGGTTACTAACATGGTAAACCTATTAGTGTAACAACAAGAATAATTGAGAAATTTGTGTCATTCGGTTAACAAAAAATGAACACCAAATGAACACCAAATATCAGCCTATTAGCAACAAACTATCTTTTGCCTCTAATGAGATATTGTTCATAATGGAAACGTATCCGGTTAATGTCATTTTTTATCAGAAATTTTGAATCACCGCCAGCTTAGAAGTTTAAAAATcaaacttgttctcttttagaATCGGATTCAGTGGTTCACACCTATTATTTCTCATATAGTTATTCCGAATTCATAAATAAGGATGCGTACATAACATActaatatcaatatttttttctctacgAACAAAATATAACCGGTTCTCAAACACGCATTAAACTGAATTCATTCTTAAAATACAGAGtcaaatttaacaaaatagACAAATCCAAATCATAAACAGCAAACTAAAGTTTCATGTGATATTCATAGAGCAGAACATCGACCCTTTGCGCTCCAGAAGCTAAGATGTGTGGTGCTATACAACGGCAAGTATCGATCCCAGAAAGAGAATGTGTTTGCATTAGCAGAACCGACATTAATGAAGAATCTGCTAAAATGATGTTCTGCGGAATGGTTTCGGGTCTTTCAACACCAATCGGTTTCAGTTGATAATTTGAAATTCGCAGACCAGCTTGCCTCATCAGGTAAGGAAGCATCTCCGATATTGGTTTGAGTTCATAACTCATGGAAGCGTCACTCCTTAGCGAGCTGTTGCAATCCAAAACTGTAATGATCCAAGAGGAAGTATCCACACACAAGCCGACCCAGTGTTTCTTATCCAGATTAAACGGGAAGTAGAAACGATATTCATCAGGATGATGGTCCGTCATCTCATCAAAAACTTCTACCAGACCCTTCGTAAACATATGCGTTTCCTTGTCTTGTATTTTGGAGAATTTGGAGTAATTACTTGACATTGAAGCAACAAACTTGGTATCAAAAAATACCGCTCTTTTGCCTTGGACTGAACGATACTGTTTACCATAGAACAAGGTAAGATGCTTCATGAGTACATCCATCACCTACAAAGAAGTATATAAATCAGTGATGCAATCTGATTAATTATAAACGAAGAAACTTCTACTACCTTTGAAGAGTACGGCCTGGCTCTTGCGACAATGTCCATTATGTCTTTGTTTGAAACTTGACACCCTCCAAGATTGATAACACTagacaggaaaaaaaaatttagtacaCACAAATCAATCTCAATATATCCGGATATACACAAGATAGCCGGATAACTTACAACTGTGATTTAAGCTTCTGAGCAAGTTTAGTATACTTCTGTGTATATTCCCAAGAATCAGCTTTCCCATAGACAACCATTTGAGCATCCCTAGCGCTGTTTAATATAGGG contains these protein-coding regions:
- the LOC130508526 gene encoding uncharacterized protein LOC130508526 translates to MTSNVAKSWNAVLREAREYPILALVNYIRGKLTSWFSVRGAAISTSLDNFTPKVMELLAINFESSAGYKVKKIKHLEYEALEIPCQHAIAAAIMAKIKVDSLVAFEYTKNAIVSAYSGSVAPVTDTDNIIELTTQLSHLDMFPPCTRRPPGRPRKKRFLSRGEVRMKTPRRRTICSRCKGCSHNRTTCKTPIA